TTTCGGGATGCGCTGTTTCCAAAATATTACCTACATAGCCCTGATGGTTTTCTCCATTTTTACTTCTCAAGGTTGACTCGGGATCATCTATTGCTCTAAGGCATGAACTGGCTAATTTATGCAGGACTTCAATGTTTATAACTTCTTCTGAATTAGATACCTTGAACTGCTCTGAATACACCCGCTCAAACATTTGCCACACATCATTGCCTTGGTACTTGCCGGCAAACATCTGATGCAGAGTATAGTAGCAGAGCCCTATCTTTTGAAACTCCTGAGCAACGTCACTACCATGCAGGTTAATAACAAAATGGTCTGAATCTGCCACCGTATATGCCGACAACAGCTCGTTGACCGTTTGCTTATCATGCTTATCCAGAATGCGATACAACCGTTTGACCGCCTCTACCAAAAACTGTAACCGGTTATATTCGCACACATTGCTGGCTAACTGAGTAGAGTCTACTCTGGCTATCCGGGTCGATATCCGGAAACGTCCTATCTGCTCTATCACTAAACGATGGAACTCTTCGGCAAATAAATCTACACCATGCTCTGAATGATAGACACTTAGCGAACGGATAAAATTGGATAAGATTCTAATCGTGACGGCATTCTCATCAAGATTGATGCCACAGGCATATTGCACACCCACATTCCATTTCAGTTGCTCTTCCAACTCACTGAAAGACCAATCATATAGTTCCTTGATGGTGAGAATTGTAATTATCTGATTAATCGGCACATTAGGACGACCCATACGCTCATTATACAGCACACTGAAACTACCTTCGTTCACAAGCTCATAAACGTGCTTATGTAATATCTGCCAAGCCGAGCCCTGTAATTCCGCATACTTCTTTGCGCTTAATACTCTGTCAAAATCCATCCGGTCGATCTGCCCTGTTTTCCAATTCTCTCTAAACATCAGTAACTCCATATATGCTTATCTAATATGATGCCAATGTATTACTGATGCTGATTCTGTCAAGTAATTTCTCATCATTTATTTA
This genomic stretch from Candidatus Cloacimonadaceae bacterium harbors:
- a CDS encoding transposase, with the translated sequence MFRENWKTGQIDRMDFDRVLSAKKYAELQGSAWQILHKHVYELVNEGSFSVLYNERMGRPNVPINQIITILTIKELYDWSFSELEEQLKWNVGVQYACGINLDENAVTIRILSNFIRSLSVYHSEHGVDLFAEEFHRLVIEQIGRFRISTRIARVDSTQLASNVCEYNRLQFLVEAVKRLYRILDKHDKQTVNELLSAYTVADSDHFVINLHGSDVAQEFQKIGLCYYTLHQMFAGKYQGNDVWQMFERVYSEQFKVSNSEEVINIEVLHKLASSCLRAIDDPESTLRSKNGENHQGYVGNILETAHPENEINLITTADISPNNVSDEQMLVEAFDNAKMALPELEELHFDGGYGGDGLDKKLTKHKVKGIQTGIKGVNPEVRMHVQKEGDSYLIKCPLQHTIIFDKTSSGYQAVFSKLLCGNCMHKERCPAKYRKRLDAYVYNMPDKDVAKRI